In the genome of Patescibacteria group bacterium, one region contains:
- the rplB gene encoding 50S ribosomal protein L2, whose amino-acid sequence MKTYRPTTKSRRNMTSINYGDYLTASEPQKSLTHGFKRSVGRNHHGKVTTRHKGSGHKRLYRDVDFSYNKYEIPAKIATIEYDPNRTGFIALAVYADGEKRYILAPKSMRVGDTFIVSEKADVKPGNRLPLSKIPVGTFVYNVELKKNGGAKIARSAGNFVEVIGHDAGFAFIKMPSSEVRRVVDTGFASVGTVSNDENRLVNLGKAGRSRWLGIRPTVRGTAMNPVDHPYGGGEGRQGRGTRRAKSVYGKPTGKGQKSRRAKKYSNVFIVSRRKVGKKKDNK is encoded by the coding sequence ATGAAAACATACCGACCAACAACAAAATCACGCCGAAATATGACCTCCATCAACTATGGAGACTATTTAACAGCGTCAGAACCACAGAAGTCACTTACTCATGGTTTCAAGCGATCAGTAGGACGCAACCATCATGGTAAAGTAACAACTCGACATAAGGGTTCAGGCCACAAGCGACTCTATCGAGATGTTGATTTCTCATACAACAAGTATGAAATCCCTGCAAAGATTGCAACTATCGAATATGATCCAAACCGAACAGGATTTATTGCACTTGCAGTATATGCAGACGGAGAAAAGCGATACATTCTCGCTCCAAAATCAATGCGAGTAGGAGATACTTTCATTGTATCTGAGAAGGCAGATGTAAAGCCTGGAAACAGACTTCCATTAAGCAAAATCCCTGTAGGAACATTTGTATATAACGTAGAATTAAAGAAGAACGGAGGAGCAAAGATTGCTCGATCAGCAGGAAACTTCGTAGAAGTGATCGGTCATGATGCAGGATTTGCATTCATCAAAATGCCTTCAAGTGAAGTTCGACGAGTTGTTGATACAGGATTTGCATCAGTAGGAACCGTATCAAACGATGAAAACCGACTTGTTAATCTTGGAAAAGCGGGACGAAGTCGATGGTTGGGAATTCGACCAACAGTTCGAGGTACTGCCATGAACCCAGTAGACCACCCATACGGAGGAGGAGAAGGACGACAGGGACGAGGAACTCGACGAGCAAAGTCTGTATACGGAAAGCCAACAGGAAAGGGACAGAAGTCACGACGAGCAAAGAAGTACTCAAACGTCTTCATTGTTTCTCGACGAAAAGTTGGAAAGAAGAAGGACAACAAATAA
- a CDS encoding 50S ribosomal protein L23, whose translation MALFGSKKKTEAKKDVAETKAVATVDATRVGSRSLSHIIKRPRITEKASVMSELGVYTFEVSSDSTKKTIAEAVKGLYNVTPVKVTVSSVPAKKVFVRGKWGIKKGAKKAYVFLKKGDTIEFV comes from the coding sequence ATGGCATTATTTGGATCAAAAAAGAAAACAGAAGCAAAGAAAGACGTAGCTGAAACAAAAGCAGTTGCAACAGTTGATGCTACTCGAGTTGGATCACGAAGTCTTTCTCACATCATTAAGCGACCTCGAATTACAGAAAAAGCTTCTGTAATGTCAGAACTTGGAGTATATACATTTGAAGTATCATCAGATTCAACAAAGAAAACTATTGCTGAAGCTGTAAAGGGACTCTACAATGTAACTCCTGTTAAAGTGACAGTTTCATCTGTACCTGCAAAGAAGGTCTTTGTACGAGGAAAGTGGGGGATCAAGAAGGGAGCAAAGAAGGCATATGTGTTCCTTAAGAAAGGAGACACTATCGAGTTTGTATAA
- the rplD gene encoding 50S ribosomal protein L4, producing the protein MKTKIYNIKGEEKGDFTLPEDIFSTPWNADLVHQVVTSMMSNARNPIAHAKTRAEVRGGGKKPWQQKGLGRARHGSTRSPIWVGGGVAHGPRNDKNFDRKINRKMKAKALFAILSKKFKDNEILFVDSLELAAPKTTEALTVMKSLSGIKGYERLTQKRTNAAFIALPGKSVATEKSFNNFGNVEVGDVRNLNPLHVLNYKFLVIANPEESLKTLTK; encoded by the coding sequence AAGATATCTTTTCTACTCCGTGGAATGCTGACTTAGTTCACCAAGTTGTGACATCTATGATGTCTAATGCACGAAATCCTATTGCTCATGCAAAGACTCGAGCAGAAGTACGAGGAGGAGGTAAGAAGCCTTGGCAGCAGAAAGGTCTTGGTCGCGCACGACACGGTTCTACTCGATCACCTATCTGGGTAGGTGGAGGTGTTGCACACGGACCACGAAATGATAAGAACTTTGATCGAAAGATCAATCGAAAGATGAAAGCAAAGGCTCTCTTTGCAATCCTTTCAAAGAAATTTAAGGACAATGAAATTCTTTTTGTTGATTCACTTGAATTAGCAGCTCCAAAGACAACTGAAGCTCTTACTGTTATGAAGTCACTAAGTGGTATCAAGGGATACGAGCGACTTACACAGAAGCGAACAAATGCAGCATTTATCGCCCTTCCTGGAAAGAGTGTTGCAACTGAAAAGAGTTTCAATAACTTTGGAAACGTAGAAGTAGGAGATGTACGAAATCTCAATCCTCTCCATGTATTGAATTATAAATTCCTAGTGATTGCTAATCCAGAAGAATCTCTTAAAACTCTCACTAAATAA